In the Caenorhabditis elegans chromosome X genome, one interval contains:
- the ifta-1 gene encoding Anaphase-promoting complex subunit 4-like WD40 domain-containing protein (Confirmed by transcript evidence), whose amino-acid sequence MPPMLNVMANYNEKTIGKLTMSVFRKFNLGLPEHGQLHFAEWNYNSNYIACGGALGKLKVVKIGTDATDLNKSPNAATLVVNQALEGHNATVMNATWNENNQKLTTSDTSGLIIVWGMFNEQWCEEMINNRNKSVVVSICWNLEGTKIAIAYADGNVIVGTLEGNRIWNKELEIQLAACEWAPDGDMLIFGTADGKVSVFDDSGSHFLDIPMHCLEAEDLEQALAKKEHQKEEIVCLKYWSPTLKSKTILDEMERDFERKLEKDREVTGTAIFTNFPTKPPPKELPEHEKNTEPYQPVPPDRPRFVVAYARGMMQLMRSLNDPEPVVVSIPNFKITGAKWSPNGAFLAVCGNDSDKDEPTFSKIHFLSAYGHIVGYFQTNDSCITGICWESTGLRMAIAAAGTLLIGQIRPEFKWGSIEETIVYVYQKEELYQYGIMFYDYKTDEKTVKTVTHFENMAFYREHCVLINRQDDGVIPHYFCQLCNSIGTSLDYNVTTVRPKFACVNGICAVIASEDRYFIWHFVLPKFNSVQAGIHVPGKSGDYVLEEQQRTIEYGTKRLLGSKDEICALCIGDTFFMMALLSGGIYRVSLNDGVITNSYPVSPSINSIKLNCTFTRLAVIKLVEQVPFQFLLYEFDGDELKLIYTSDKRDVWDYEWDQNNSNMLALKDKQKILICDGNSILEQSSVNGSILLFQNLVVTAVNIEKILLTPENPTKTCIVEVMIKAKQDVMNLVNAMKLEEAIDYAERSPHSELWSMIANYAVFKHAFDCAEHAFVKLGDYAGVQLVKKLRNIQSNDLRNAEIYAYRDTLEEAKTAFLQADRRDLAVEMYKKVGDYASVYDLIRNDDDDEGKCDAFRNMAETHYEMMEWEEAAKAYSYCGDTANQIDCLIRGNLFGELEVLARTLSDDSEFMEVMGDAFTSRGMCDQAVECYLRRSLPQKALHACKELNQWQKAQFIADANHMENVEGLLGKFAVEMRGESDEKSLSALALYMRAGRHLDAAKIAFDIAKDRKSKYVPYEELKQCYVLGAVLVENHRQTIKELRKIDKHNFLEDALDDESGLSAEQSRILENTWRGAEAFHFMIMAQQHFFENRIKDALQTSLILSDYEEFLDPAEVHSMIALAAANVNQFGICSKAMMRLEAFEEFDDAEKEEMRNLSFRLFSENPPVNPNSAKVACSVCDAKIDPYDLQCSECQTKFPVCIASGRLILDNIFWLCPRCKHRAHQHEIPKYNCCPLCHDMESFRVP is encoded by the exons ATGCCGCCGATGTTGAATGTTATGGCAAATTACAATGagaaaacaattggaaaattgacaatGTCCGTGTTCCGAAAG TTCAATTTGGGACTTCCCGAACACGGACAGCTCCATTTTGCCGAGTGGAACTACAACAGTAATTATATTGCATGCGGTGGTGCACTAGGCAAGCTGAAAGTCGTCAAGATAGGAACGGATGCCACTGATTTGAATAAATCCCCAAATGCTGCAACTCTTGTGGTGAACCAAGCTTTGGAGGGGCATAATG CAACTGTGATGAATGCTACGtggaatgaaaataatcaaaaactgACAACGAGCGACACGTCTGGATTAATTATTGTATGGGGAATGTTCAACGAACAATGGTGTGAGGAAATGATTAATAATAG AAACAAAAGTGTGGTTGTTTCAATCTGCTGGAATTTAGAAGGAACTAAAATTGCCATAGCATATGCTGATGGAAACGTGATTGTCGGGACGTTGGAAGGAAATCGAATATGGAATAAAGAGTTGGAAATACAATTGGCTGCGTGCGAG TGGGCGCCTGATGGAGACATGCTGATTTTTGGAACTGCTGACGGAAAAGTTTCGGTTTTTGATGACAGTGGATCAcatttt ttggaTATTCCCATGCACTGTCTAGAAGCGGAGGATCTGGAGCAAGCATTAGCAAAGA aagagCATCAAAAGGAGGAAATCGTCTGCTTGAAATACTGGAGTCCAACgttgaaatcaaaaactattttggatGAAATGGAGAgagattttgaaagaaaattagaGAAGGATCGTGAGGTAACTGGAACGGCGATCTTCACTAATTTCCCAACAAAACCACCACCAAAAGAGTTGCCGGAACATGAAAAGAACACGGAGCCCTATCAACCAGTTCCTCCAGATCGTCCCCGATTTGTGGTTGCCTATGCGAGAGGAATGATGCAACTGATGAGATCTTTAAATGATCCAG aacCAGTCGTTGTTTCTattccgaatttcaaaatcactGGAGCCAAATGGTCGCCCAATGGAGCTTTTTTAGCAGTCTGTGGAAATGATTCAGACAAGGACGaaccaactttttcaaaaattcattttctatcTGCTTACGGACAT aTCGTtggatattttcaaacaaacgaCTCTTGTATAACAGGAATTTGTTGGGAGTCAACAGGTCTTCGAATGGCGATTGCAGCTGCCGGAACTCTTCTCATTGGACAAATTCGCCCAGAGTTTAAG TGGGGATCAATTGAAGAAACAATAGTCTACGTTTACCAAAAAGAGGAGCTCTACCAATACGGCATAATGTTTTATGACTACAAG ACTGAtgaaaaaactgtcaaaactGTGActcatttcgaaaatatgGCCTTTTATCGGGAACATTGTGTTTTGATAAATCGACAGGATGACGGAGTCATACCACAT TACTTCTGTCAACTCTGTAATAGCATCGGAACATCACTAGACTACAACGTGACAACGGTTCGTCCAAAGTTTGCATGTGTTAATGGAATTTGTGCGGTGATTGCTTCTGAGGATAGATATTTTATCTGGCATTTTGTACTTCCAAAGTTTAACTCCGTGCAAGCAGGAATTCATGTCCCTGGAAAATCTG GTGATTACGTTTTGGAAGAACAACAAAGAACAATTGAGTATGGCACTAAACGTTTA cttGGGAGCAAGGATGAAATTTGTGCTCTTTGCATTGGTGATACTTTCTTTATGATG GCGTTGTTAAGCGGTGGAATCTATAGAGTATCACTAAATGACGGAGTTATCACTAACAGCTATCCAGTTTCCCCATCTATCAATTCCATTAAGTTGAATTGTACTTTTACCCGCCTGGCAGTTATCAAATTGGTTGAAC AagttccatttcaatttttgttgtatGAGTTCGACGGTGATGAATTGAAGCTGATTTACACAAGTGATAAGAGAGACGTCTGGGATTATGAATGGGATCAG aacAATAGCAACATGCTTGCCCTCAAGGATAAgcagaaaatattgatttgtGACGGAAATTCAATACTGGAGCAGTCATCTGTGAATGGAAGCATTctgctgtttcaaaatttggttgtTACCGCCGTCaacattgagaaaattttactGACTCCCGAAAACCCAACGAAAACATGCATAGTGGAGGTTATGATAAAAGCAAAACAAGACGTCATGAACCTTGTCAATGCGATGAAACTCGAAGAAGCCATAGATTACGCGGAGCGAAGTCCTCACTCGGAGCTTTGGAGCATGATTGCGAACTATGCAGTTTTTAAACATGCGTTCGATTGCGCAGAACACGCGTTTGTAAAACTTGGAGATTACGCAGGGGTTCAGttggtcaaaaaattaagGAATATCCAGTCAAATGATTTGAGGAATGCCGAAATATACGCATACCGTGATACACTTGAAGAAgcaaaaactgcatttttgcAAGCTGATAGACG agacCTAGCTGTTGAAATGTACAAAAAGGTTGGTGATTACGCATCTGTATATGATTTGATTCGAAATGATGACGATGATGAAGGGAAATGTGATGCATTCAGAAACATGGCTGAAACACACTACGAAATGATGGAATG GGAAGAAGCCGCCAAGGCTTACTCCTATTGTGGAGACACCGCAAATCAGATTGATTGTTTGATAAGAGGAAATCTTTTTGGAGAGTTGGAAGTTCTTGCTAGAACTCTCTCAGATGACAGTGAATTTATGGAg GTAATGGGCGATGCATTCACATCTCGCGGAATGTGTGACCAAGCTGTTGAATGCTATTTAAGACGGAGCCTGCCACAGAAAGCATTGCACGCGTGTAAAGAGCTGAATCAGTGGCAGAAAGCACAATTCATCGCTGATGCAAATCATATGGAAAATGTGGAAGGACTATTGGGAAAATTCGCGGTTGAAATGCGAGGag AAAGCGACGAGAAATCATTATCTGCTCTTGCACTTTATATGCGAGCAGGAAGACATCTTGACGCCGCCAAAATAGCGTTTGAT ATTGCAAAAGACAGAAAGTCAAAGTATGTCCCATATGAAGAGTTGAAGCAGTGCTACGTGCTCGGTGCAGTTCTCGTAGAAAATCACAGGCAAACTATCAAGGAGTTGAGGAAAATTGAT AAGCACAATTTTCTGGAGGATGCGTTAGATGATGAATCCGGGTTGAGTGCTGAGCAGTCAAGAATTTTGGAGAATACCTGGAGAGGAGCAGAAGCTTTTCATTTTATGATAATGGCACAACAACACTTTTTCGAGA ACAGAATCAAAGATGCTCTTCAAACTTCCCTGATTTTATCTGATTACGAAGAATTTCTTGATCCGGCGGAAGTTCACTCTATGATCG ctcTCGCAGCAGCAAATGTCAATCAATTCGGAATTTGTTCCAAAGCAATGATGCGCTTGGAAGCGTTTGAGGAGTTTGACGATGCTGAAAAAGAGGAGATGAGAAACTTGTCGTTTCGATTGTTCTCAGA AAATCCTCCAGTGAACCCCAACTCGGCTAAAGTAGCTTGCTCCGTATGTGATGCTAAGATCGATCCGTATGACTTACAGTGCAGCGAATGTCAAACAAAg TTTCCCGTGTGCATTGCATCTGGAAGATTAATCCTGGACAATATTTTCTGGCTGTGTCCAAGATGTAAGCATCGTGCTCATCAACATGAAATACCTAAGTACAATTGCTGCCCGCTGTGTCACGATATGGAATCTTTCAGAGTTCCTTGA
- the C54G7.1 gene encoding DUF19 domain-containing protein (Partially confirmed by transcript evidence): MRLNLAILIVSLCHSEELQEPCFLKCKDNYMNGMQFDMGDFHEWSIDMVTPMNSLLKFGQGKMALRLNRACRRNDEYHSCLQRCPNVPAKEILIKGQNVWMILCHDFRNDTDFRVNIVPCWSDYGHQISERCESLATFLQAEVMQLLQGGPTGIQESLESLCKSVYEYDKCFVNENYDFCGSSAARFLVKLNHQTSHTILELLDQTNTIGKLPRSCKDWLNQKGMTGWQKTKTIQRKLRNSAQLPFVAFSLIAVFFVKN; this comes from the exons ATGCGGCTGAACTTAGCAATTCTCATAGTGAGCTTATGCCATAGTGAAGAGCTTCAGGAACCATGTTTTCTCAAATGTAAAGATAATTAT atgaaCGGAATGCAGTTTGATATGGGAGATTTTCATGAATGGTCGATTGATATGGTCACTCCAATGAACAGCTTGCTAAA aTTTGGACAAGGCAAAATGGCGCTCAGATTGAATCGGGCGTGCAGGAGAAATGACGAGTATCACAGTTGTTTGCAGAGATGCCCAAATGTGCCCGCTAAAGAGATACTAATCAAAGGACAAAACGTTTGGATGATTTTATGCCACGATTTTAGAAATGATACAG atttccgtGTCAATATAGTCCCGTGTTGGTCCGACTATGGTCACCAAATTTCTGAACGATGTGAATCACTAGCCACGTTTCTACAGGCGGAAGTAATGCAACTTCTTCAAGGTGGTCCCACAGGAATACAGGAGTCACTGGAAAGTTTGTGCAA AAGCGTTTATGAGTACGACAAATGCTTTGTCAATGAGAACTATGACTTTTGTGGGTCTTCGGCGGCTAGGTTTCTTGTCAAACTAAATCATCAAACATCACA CACAATTTTGGAGCTGCTCGATCAAACAAATacaatcggaaaattgccaaggAGTTGTAAGGACTGGCTCAATCAAAAAGGAATGACAGGAtggcaaaaaacaaaaaccattcaaagaaaattacgaaattcggcTCAACTCCCTTTTGTTGCCTTCTCACTTATTGCGGTGTTCTTtgtgaaaaactaa